In Hemiscyllium ocellatum isolate sHemOce1 chromosome 16, sHemOce1.pat.X.cur, whole genome shotgun sequence, one genomic interval encodes:
- the LOC132823198 gene encoding proheparin-binding EGF-like growth factor has translation MRVSIAAALLVLAAVSYRPAMGAAIEGYESELTRSRRREEADIMAMLGEVIEGEPTVQTVEGPPSNWTPGVPEVALYKSAENSTTTEVGKGKGKRQRKNRRGKRKGKKNPCYRKYKDYCIHGECQYLKHIKEVSCRCFSGYEGVRCGTFILAVEHPKDPNDNSTTLAIVAVVLSSLSLTVILILLVLGYHRRVASYDVKNEEKIKLGNNNSH, from the exons ATGAGGGTTTCAATCGCAGCAGCTCTCCTTGTTCTCGCCGCAG TTTCTTACCGTCCCGCCATGGGGGCGGCGATCGAAGGTTATGAGAGTGAACTGACTCGGAGTCGCAGGAGGGAGGAGGCGGATATAATGGCCATGCTCGGAGAAGTGATTGAAGGGGAACCGACTGTGCAAACAGTGGAGGGTCCACCCAGTAATTGGACTCCTGGAGTACCAGAAG TGGCCCTTTACAAGTCTGCGGAAAACTCCACAACGACCGAAGTGGGCAAAGGCAAAGGAAAACGTCAAAGGAAAAATAGACGTGGCAAGAGAAAGGGTAAAAAGaatccctgctacaggaaatacAAAGATTACTGCATTCATGGGGAATGTCAGTATTTGAAGCATATTAAAGAGGTATCATGCag GTGCTTTTCAGGATATGAAGGAGTCCGATGTGGTACTTTCATTTTAGCAGTCGAACATCCAAAAGATCCAAATGACAACTCAACTACTCTGGCAATTGTGGCTGTTGTGCTTTCCTCCCTTAGTCTCACTGTAATCCTTATCCTCTTGGTTCTTGG ATATCACAGGCGAGTTGCCAGTTATGATGTAAAGAATGAAGAGAAGATTAAACTTGGGAATAACAACAGTCACTGA